Proteins encoded by one window of Massilia sp. NR 4-1:
- a CDS encoding SAVMC3_10250 family protein, whose translation MDTFVYVSDAKVQMLHSQIPYAASHQLEAEVGANLGVLSAKLKTRQPDTSQASKIRLIEAYIEKNYGFGTCIEPKEWIRDDVMVKSISPVAFGGLFGLVGRSGNHYFLIGGSSRNVLGAALSGQTAGIGLSYFPYMVEALKQGFKEWEEEREVRRIWGERTDIEPERIAVGMARDEFASAVKGVVNATSGPEFGVRVVARHLATEPLVYVEGQASLFTPLYVVFK comes from the coding sequence ATGGACACCTTCGTGTATGTTTCCGATGCCAAGGTACAGATGCTCCATTCACAAATACCATACGCTGCATCGCATCAGTTGGAAGCTGAAGTTGGTGCAAACTTGGGAGTCCTGTCCGCCAAACTGAAGACCCGGCAACCCGATACGTCCCAGGCGTCGAAGATTCGTCTTATAGAAGCCTACATCGAGAAAAATTATGGCTTCGGAACGTGTATCGAGCCGAAAGAGTGGATCCGTGATGATGTAATGGTGAAAAGCATTAGCCCTGTTGCTTTCGGTGGCCTATTTGGACTCGTAGGTCGCTCAGGGAACCACTACTTTCTGATAGGGGGCTCGTCCCGCAACGTGTTAGGGGCCGCATTATCGGGGCAAACAGCGGGAATCGGTCTTTCGTATTTTCCCTACATGGTCGAAGCACTCAAGCAAGGCTTTAAGGAATGGGAAGAAGAGCGTGAAGTACGCCGGATTTGGGGCGAGCGTACCGATATCGAGCCGGAACGAATTGCCGTCGGTATGGCAAGAGATGAATTTGCGAGCGCAGTAAAGGGGGTGGTAAATGCCACCAGCGGCCCAGAATTCGGAGTTCGCGTTGTAGCGCGACATCTGGCGACCGAGCCACTGGTCTATGTCGAAGGGCAAGCAAGCCTTTTCACGCCGCTATATGTCGTATTCAAGTAA
- a CDS encoding site-specific integrase produces MPQASVLKPGQYRHLLRVTRATSREPERDILVLLLGIHTGMRVSEIAQIEVGDVLFPSGAIRPEVSLRAAITKGLRQRCIYPTNRDLVAAIDDYLAVRTARRWRMSDDPTRYRGLRPDSTLVLTFKGYRYSMNTKRRINEAGQQVDYTACDALQAHVTKLYRDAGIKGGSSHSGRRTMASRLFANGVELSTVQLMLGHVKLDHVDPYLEVDKRKLRQAFVDVLP; encoded by the coding sequence ATGCCGCAAGCATCAGTCTTAAAGCCGGGCCAGTACCGGCACCTTCTCCGCGTCACCAGAGCCACCAGTCGCGAGCCAGAGCGCGATATTCTTGTCCTGCTGCTTGGCATCCACACAGGGATGCGCGTGTCCGAAATCGCTCAGATCGAGGTTGGAGACGTTTTGTTCCCTTCCGGTGCGATCCGGCCAGAGGTGTCGCTGCGGGCCGCGATCACGAAAGGCTTGCGTCAGCGCTGCATCTACCCGACAAACCGCGACCTGGTTGCAGCGATTGATGACTACCTGGCTGTACGCACCGCACGGCGATGGCGCATGAGCGATGATCCAACGAGGTATCGAGGCCTTCGGCCAGATAGCACCCTGGTGCTCACCTTCAAGGGCTATCGCTACTCCATGAATACCAAGCGCCGAATCAATGAGGCTGGCCAGCAGGTCGATTACACCGCCTGCGATGCGTTGCAAGCGCATGTCACGAAGCTGTACCGGGATGCAGGCATCAAGGGCGGCAGCTCACACAGCGGCCGGCGCACGATGGCGTCAAGGTTATTTGCGAACGGTGTCGAGCTGAGCACCGTACAGCTGATGTTGGGGCACGTCAAGCTGGATCATGTGGACCCGTACCTTGAAGTCGATAAGAGAAAATTGCGGCAAGCGTTCGTCGACGTGCTACCATAG
- a CDS encoding DUF1173 domain-containing protein produces MATYRFDEREIGEDHPDFQAMAAAAHSLHMRPLCLCKAPGLEMYVALIRGRYFLKRMPETGSQHALTCSSYEPPAGLSGLGEVLGSAIRSNYDDAGTTTLRLGFSLSRRQVAAPKNDVPRSTNSGVHQVRSDGARLSLRALLHYLWREANLHRWVPAMAGKRSWYVIRKNLLKAAEGNFVGGRRLADMLYIPESFVLEEKEAITARRLAQFKRLQHVRGTDRPLFIVIGEIKEIGEARYGKKIVFRHLPDCPMMLRSDIAERLERKFMQERELWNMFGDLHLVACGTASIGQSGIPAIEELTLMLASAQWLPLENSYEKTVLERLVAHSRRFEKCLRFNLAADKPLATVVLSDTPEPVVVFAVPPESPDDADKALADLRSECQYQVVVWNCAGSEFPDLPPAKS; encoded by the coding sequence ATGGCGACATACCGCTTTGACGAACGTGAAATTGGTGAAGACCATCCGGATTTCCAGGCAATGGCGGCGGCGGCGCATAGCCTGCATATGCGTCCGCTATGCCTTTGCAAAGCACCAGGGCTTGAAATGTATGTCGCACTTATCCGCGGCCGCTACTTCCTCAAACGGATGCCGGAAACCGGCAGCCAGCACGCGTTGACATGTAGCTCATATGAGCCGCCTGCGGGGTTGTCCGGACTTGGGGAAGTGCTTGGTAGTGCCATCCGCAGCAATTACGATGACGCCGGAACCACCACACTCCGCCTTGGATTTTCTCTGTCCAGGCGCCAGGTGGCTGCGCCGAAAAATGACGTGCCGCGATCCACCAATAGCGGCGTCCACCAGGTGCGCAGCGATGGCGCTCGCCTGTCCCTGCGGGCGCTGCTGCATTATCTGTGGCGCGAAGCTAACCTACATCGTTGGGTGCCGGCGATGGCCGGCAAGCGATCCTGGTATGTAATCCGCAAGAACCTTCTCAAGGCTGCTGAAGGCAACTTTGTCGGCGGGCGCCGGCTGGCGGATATGCTGTACATCCCGGAGTCATTCGTACTTGAAGAAAAAGAAGCGATTACCGCGCGCCGGTTGGCTCAATTTAAGCGCTTACAGCATGTTCGAGGCACCGATCGGCCGCTGTTCATTGTTATTGGAGAGATCAAGGAGATTGGTGAGGCACGCTATGGCAAGAAGATCGTATTCAGACACTTGCCGGATTGCCCCATGATGCTGCGCAGTGACATAGCGGAACGTTTAGAGCGCAAGTTCATGCAGGAACGCGAGCTGTGGAATATGTTTGGCGACTTGCACCTGGTCGCCTGCGGAACCGCGAGCATCGGCCAGTCAGGCATTCCGGCAATCGAAGAGCTCACGCTGATGCTGGCGAGTGCCCAATGGCTTCCACTGGAAAATAGTTACGAGAAAACAGTCTTGGAACGGCTCGTTGCGCACAGCAGGCGATTCGAGAAGTGCTTGCGCTTTAACTTGGCTGCCGATAAGCCACTGGCCACGGTTGTCTTATCGGATACGCCGGAGCCAGTCGTCGTGTTTGCCGTACCACCTGAGTCGCCCGATGACGCGGATAAGGCGCTGGCGGACCTGCGCAGTGAATGCCAGTATCAGGTGGTGGTTTGGAATTGTGCCGGAAGCGAATTTCCGGACCTTCCCCCGGCGAAGAGCTGA
- a CDS encoding Crp/Fnr family transcriptional regulator — MNVLELTLNNCRETEASCTDRVSAMPLQSGLKLLNDFPSGQGLRPWSSLREICTLLNVQPVKDPQLCNQVFQHVLVKSGEQVHAIGQRFEMLYLVNSGFLKTISLSDGGQEVVLKFPMKGDLLGVDGIDGQRYACEAVALSDCDLIMLPFHKLALLGREYSELENLIYCMISRELVRGQMQIGMYSGLNAEARVARFLAALAERFGQLGYSSKSFNLRMSRREMGSYLGLTLETISRTLSALHAMGIINVSRRSVDIIDVAGLRTLRRIPPSYLNARDELRKRLH, encoded by the coding sequence ATGAACGTGCTTGAATTAACTTTAAACAATTGCCGTGAGACTGAGGCTAGCTGTACGGATCGTGTGTCCGCTATGCCGTTGCAATCGGGCTTGAAGCTGCTCAATGACTTCCCGTCAGGCCAAGGCCTACGTCCTTGGTCCAGCTTGAGGGAAATTTGCACTTTGCTGAATGTGCAGCCGGTAAAGGATCCGCAACTATGTAATCAGGTATTTCAACATGTGCTGGTCAAGAGCGGTGAGCAAGTCCACGCGATAGGGCAGCGATTCGAGATGCTGTACCTGGTGAACTCGGGCTTTCTCAAGACCATTTCACTAAGTGATGGTGGCCAGGAGGTTGTACTGAAATTTCCGATGAAAGGCGACTTGCTTGGCGTCGACGGCATTGATGGGCAACGCTATGCATGCGAAGCCGTTGCCTTGTCCGACTGCGATCTGATCATGTTGCCGTTCCATAAGCTGGCGCTATTGGGGCGCGAATACAGCGAGTTGGAAAATCTAATCTACTGCATGATCAGTCGTGAACTGGTGCGCGGACAAATGCAGATCGGCATGTACAGTGGACTCAACGCCGAAGCGCGCGTTGCGCGATTTCTGGCGGCGCTAGCGGAAAGGTTTGGACAGTTGGGCTACTCCAGCAAGTCATTCAACTTGCGGATGTCCCGGAGGGAAATGGGGAGTTACCTGGGGCTGACTCTGGAGACTATCAGCCGGACACTGTCTGCATTGCATGCCATGGGGATTATTAATGTGAGCCGGCGCAGCGTTGACATCATCGATGTGGCGGGACTGAGGACGCTGCGGAGGATTCCACCGTCATATTTGAATGCGCGCGACGAATTGCGCAAACGCCTGCATTAG
- a CDS encoding site-specific integrase: MGAKNSGCGIELRKGARSETIRIVFQYQGKRCRESLSLPHTKSNIAYARRLQGEIVNAIERGTFDYAEFFPNSTTARLLREQQSTIVTPPRQQATTTVGNLLRDYLDIAHHNLQVSSYNCYAQVADTHLFPKWGAKPAAELTTKDLRVWIMAMSAKSKTIQLILTPLRNAIELGVNEGVLQVNPFDSLKLGKILPRAQRASKFKADPFDIDEIDTILGACTNPAERNMFLFAFTTGMRPSEYIALMWRSVRFNRHQVAVEGAFVDGELKDTAKTPSGLRNIDMRAGAHAALAAQQALYGNEDGLVFLNPRTGEQWASDKPIYRRWKRIVKAAKVRFRNPYQTRHTFASNLLMLGAIPLYVASQMGHADTTMIMRTYGKWITAGLDSGRRERLLALYAQTNPKRGDEFPRFSE; encoded by the coding sequence ATGGGGGCAAAAAACAGCGGTTGCGGCATAGAGCTCCGTAAGGGTGCGCGTAGCGAAACCATCCGTATCGTTTTTCAGTACCAGGGGAAGCGATGCCGTGAATCGCTTAGTTTGCCGCATACCAAGAGCAACATCGCCTACGCCAGACGGTTGCAGGGCGAAATCGTCAATGCAATCGAGCGCGGCACGTTCGATTATGCAGAATTCTTCCCAAATTCAACGACTGCCAGACTCCTGCGGGAGCAGCAGTCCACCATCGTAACGCCGCCCAGGCAGCAAGCAACCACCACTGTTGGTAATTTATTGCGGGATTATTTGGATATAGCGCACCACAACCTGCAAGTCTCCAGCTACAACTGCTACGCCCAGGTCGCCGACACTCACCTGTTCCCTAAGTGGGGCGCCAAGCCGGCGGCAGAACTGACGACCAAGGATCTGCGCGTGTGGATCATGGCGATGTCGGCCAAGAGCAAAACCATCCAGTTGATACTGACTCCGCTACGCAATGCGATCGAGTTAGGGGTAAACGAAGGCGTCCTGCAGGTTAATCCCTTCGATAGCCTGAAGCTTGGCAAAATATTGCCGCGCGCGCAGCGCGCCAGCAAGTTCAAAGCAGATCCGTTCGATATTGACGAGATCGATACGATCCTCGGAGCCTGCACCAATCCAGCGGAGCGCAATATGTTTCTATTCGCATTCACTACCGGAATGCGCCCTTCGGAGTATATTGCGTTGATGTGGCGGTCGGTTCGCTTCAATCGTCACCAAGTTGCCGTCGAAGGAGCATTTGTCGATGGCGAGCTGAAAGACACGGCAAAAACGCCCAGTGGCCTGCGCAATATCGACATGCGAGCAGGGGCACATGCGGCGTTGGCGGCGCAGCAAGCGTTGTACGGCAACGAAGACGGACTGGTGTTCCTCAATCCGCGTACCGGCGAACAGTGGGCAAGCGACAAACCGATTTACCGACGCTGGAAACGCATAGTCAAAGCTGCCAAGGTGCGTTTCCGAAATCCTTACCAAACCCGGCACACGTTTGCCTCAAACCTGCTGATGTTGGGCGCGATCCCATTGTATGTAGCCAGCCAGATGGGCCATGCCGACACCACCATGATCATGCGGACATACGGTAAATGGATCACGGCCGGCCTCGATAGCGGACGCCGCGAGCGCTTGCTTGCGCTCTACGCCCAAACCAATCCCAAGCGCGGCGACGAATTTCCCAGGTTCTCGGAATAA
- the dnaQ gene encoding DNA polymerase III subunit epsilon, with protein sequence MRQIVLDTETTGFNPKLGNRIVEIGCVELHNRMLTGNNLHFYLNPDRESEEGALAVHGLTTEFLSDKPRFHEVVEEFREYIRGAELIIHNAPFDLAFLNHEFKMMNLPPFDGHYGSVIDTLVQAKEMRPGKRNSLDALCDHFGISNAHRKLHGALLDAELLADVYLAMTRGQNSLSMDVEVEAAGGGVQLEHVALADVMVLSASADEVAAHEDLLNGLDKAVKGSCVWRAAAA encoded by the coding sequence ATGCGTCAAATCGTCCTCGATACCGAAACCACCGGCTTTAACCCGAAACTGGGCAACCGCATCGTCGAGATCGGCTGCGTCGAGCTGCATAATCGCATGCTCACCGGGAACAATCTGCACTTCTACCTCAACCCCGACCGCGAATCGGAAGAGGGCGCGCTGGCCGTGCACGGTCTGACCACCGAGTTCCTCAGCGACAAGCCGCGCTTCCACGAGGTGGTGGAAGAATTCCGCGAATACATCCGCGGCGCTGAGCTGATCATTCACAACGCACCGTTCGACTTGGCCTTCCTGAACCACGAGTTCAAGATGATGAACCTGCCGCCGTTCGACGGGCACTATGGCAGCGTCATCGACACCCTGGTCCAGGCCAAGGAAATGCGCCCCGGCAAGCGCAACTCGCTGGATGCGCTGTGCGACCACTTCGGCATCTCCAACGCCCACCGCAAGCTGCACGGCGCATTGCTTGACGCGGAATTGCTGGCCGATGTGTATTTGGCGATGACGCGCGGCCAGAACAGCCTGAGCATGGACGTTGAAGTCGAGGCCGCCGGTGGCGGCGTGCAGCTGGAGCATGTGGCACTGGCCGATGTGATGGTGTTGTCCGCCAGCGCCGATGAAGTCGCTGCCCATGAAGACTTGCTCAACGGCCTGGACAAGGCGGTGAAGGGTAGCTGCGTCTGGCGTGCGGCTGCCGCTTGA
- the rnhA gene encoding ribonuclease HI, which translates to MDKVEIFTDGACKGNPGIGGWGAWLIAGEAEKELFGGELNTTNNRMELMAVIESLKALKRPCDVVLHTDSQYVQKGISEWIHGWKARGWKTASKEPVKNADLWQALDQAQAMHKVEWRWVRGHNGHPGNERADQLANRGVDLVRRK; encoded by the coding sequence ATGGATAAAGTAGAAATTTTCACCGACGGTGCGTGCAAGGGCAATCCCGGCATCGGCGGCTGGGGCGCCTGGCTGATCGCCGGCGAGGCTGAAAAAGAGCTGTTTGGCGGCGAGCTGAACACTACCAACAACCGCATGGAGCTGATGGCGGTGATCGAATCGCTCAAGGCGCTGAAGCGGCCTTGCGACGTGGTGCTGCACACCGACAGCCAATACGTGCAAAAAGGCATCAGCGAATGGATCCATGGCTGGAAGGCGCGTGGCTGGAAGACCGCGTCCAAGGAACCGGTCAAGAATGCCGACCTGTGGCAGGCGCTGGACCAGGCCCAGGCCATGCACAAGGTGGAATGGCGCTGGGTGCGCGGCCATAACGGCCACCCCGGCAACGAGCGTGCCGACCAGCTGGCCAACCGCGGCGTCGACTTGGTGCGCCGTAAATAA
- a CDS encoding class I SAM-dependent methyltransferase has translation MDSATSEKSIIALEGWLQTPAGAYARAWEQATLDALTADIFGFNAVQIGTPQIDALAASRMPNKWLADRRARRQPGAARQVAVTFDYAELPFASQSLDLVVLPHVLEFAAEPHQVLREVERVLIPEGKLIICGFNPASLWGVRRVTGRITGSHYLPQAGEFISMPRIKDWLKLLNMEVSNGHFGCYAPACRTEKWLKRYAFMDHAGARWWPYLGAVYAVQAIKRVKGMRLIGPAWSKNRAAAAVGVPATNKHRERQDG, from the coding sequence ATGGATAGCGCGACATCCGAAAAATCCATTATAGCGCTGGAGGGCTGGCTGCAAACGCCGGCCGGCGCTTACGCGCGCGCCTGGGAGCAGGCCACGCTGGACGCCTTGACCGCCGATATCTTCGGCTTCAACGCGGTGCAGATCGGCACGCCGCAAATCGACGCGCTGGCGGCCAGCCGCATGCCGAACAAATGGCTGGCCGACCGGCGCGCGCGGCGCCAGCCCGGCGCTGCGCGCCAGGTCGCCGTCACCTTCGACTATGCCGAGCTGCCGTTCGCTTCGCAGAGCCTGGACCTGGTGGTGCTGCCCCATGTGCTGGAATTCGCCGCCGAGCCGCACCAGGTCCTGCGCGAGGTCGAGCGCGTGCTCATCCCCGAGGGCAAGCTGATCATCTGTGGCTTCAATCCGGCCAGCCTGTGGGGCGTGCGGCGCGTGACAGGACGCATTACCGGCAGCCATTATCTGCCGCAGGCGGGCGAGTTCATCTCTATGCCCCGCATCAAAGACTGGTTAAAATTGCTGAATATGGAAGTCAGCAATGGCCATTTCGGCTGCTACGCCCCGGCGTGCCGCACCGAAAAATGGCTCAAGCGCTATGCCTTCATGGACCATGCCGGCGCCCGCTGGTGGCCCTATCTGGGTGCGGTATATGCGGTGCAGGCCATCAAGCGCGTCAAAGGCATGCGCCTGATCGGCCCGGCGTGGAGCAAGAACCGGGCAGCGGCCGCCGTCGGCGTGCCGGCCACGAATAAACATAGAGAACGGCAGGATGGATAA
- the gloB gene encoding hydroxyacylglutathione hydrolase, with amino-acid sequence MTNSTLHVLTVPAFNDNYLWLIHDGQHAAVVDPGDALPVQAALAAHGLTLSAILLTHHHADHIGGVSQLLQQGSVPVFGPRHDGIAAVTQALGDGDVITVPGLDLRLRILDVPGHTKGHIAYVREGAAPWLFCGDTLFAAGCGRLFEGTPAQMAASLDKLAALPDATLVYCAHEYTLSNLRFACAAEPDNAALRDRVLSDNRKREHGVPTVPSTIGLEKATNPFLRYREPAIAGQLQNVGKLAHGAAPLEVFAALREWKNHF; translated from the coding sequence ATGACCAATTCCACACTCCATGTTCTGACCGTTCCAGCATTCAATGATAACTACCTCTGGCTCATCCATGACGGCCAGCATGCCGCCGTGGTCGATCCGGGCGACGCGCTGCCGGTCCAGGCCGCATTGGCGGCGCATGGCCTGACCCTCTCCGCCATTCTACTCACCCACCACCATGCTGACCACATCGGTGGCGTGTCCCAGTTATTGCAGCAGGGCAGCGTGCCGGTGTTCGGGCCGCGCCATGACGGCATCGCCGCCGTCACGCAAGCGCTGGGCGATGGCGACGTCATCACGGTGCCGGGCTTGGACCTGCGCCTGCGGATACTGGATGTGCCGGGCCACACCAAGGGCCACATCGCCTACGTGCGCGAAGGCGCCGCACCCTGGCTGTTCTGCGGCGACACCCTGTTCGCCGCCGGCTGCGGCCGTCTGTTCGAAGGCACGCCGGCGCAGATGGCCGCCTCGCTCGACAAGCTGGCCGCCCTGCCCGATGCTACCTTAGTCTACTGCGCGCATGAATATACCTTGTCCAACCTGCGCTTCGCCTGCGCAGCCGAACCGGACAACGCCGCCCTGCGCGACCGCGTCCTCAGCGACAATCGGAAGCGCGAACATGGCGTGCCGACCGTGCCCAGCACCATCGGCCTGGAAAAGGCCACCAATCCCTTCCTGCGCTACCGCGAGCCGGCCATCGCCGGCCAGCTGCAAAACGTGGGCAAACTGGCGCATGGCGCCGCGCCGCTGGAAGTCTTTGCCGCACTAAGAGAATGGAAAAACCACTTTTAA
- a CDS encoding 2-hydroxychromene-2-carboxylate isomerase, with amino-acid sequence METVKFYFDPISPFAWLATKQIGRIEAAGVRVEMQPILFAAMLNAHGQKGPAEIPAKKELTFRDVMRQAKALGLRFAGPPGHPFNPLTALRMAGAIGDSGERKHFVTALFAAIWEDGLNPHDAAAIASVADRCGLNGAALLDAAGTPAVKQALADNTEQAIAAGIFGVPSFVYQGELFWGADRIDSLLRRIAGERIDDAQLAAFLAQPPLAQRR; translated from the coding sequence ATGGAGACAGTGAAGTTTTACTTTGACCCGATCAGCCCGTTTGCCTGGCTGGCCACCAAACAAATCGGCCGCATCGAAGCGGCCGGGGTGCGCGTGGAGATGCAACCCATCCTGTTCGCCGCCATGTTGAATGCGCACGGCCAGAAAGGTCCGGCTGAAATCCCGGCCAAAAAAGAACTGACTTTCCGTGATGTGATGCGTCAAGCCAAGGCGCTGGGCTTGCGCTTCGCGGGGCCGCCCGGTCATCCCTTCAATCCGCTCACCGCCCTGCGCATGGCAGGCGCCATCGGCGACAGTGGCGAACGCAAGCATTTCGTCACCGCCCTGTTTGCCGCCATCTGGGAAGACGGCCTGAACCCGCACGATGCCGCCGCCATTGCCAGCGTCGCCGACCGCTGCGGCCTGAATGGCGCCGCCCTGCTCGACGCCGCCGGCACGCCCGCCGTCAAGCAGGCACTGGCCGACAACACGGAACAGGCGATTGCCGCCGGCATCTTCGGCGTACCCAGCTTCGTCTATCAAGGCGAACTCTTCTGGGGTGCCGACCGCATTGACTCCCTGCTGCGCCGCATTGCCGGCGAGCGCATCGACGACGCCCAACTCGCTGCCTTCCTCGCCCAGCCTCCGCTCGCCCAGCGCCGCTAG
- the aceB gene encoding malate synthase A, whose translation MTQSSLTLPAGMEITGAIQPGYERVLTPEALALVAKLSRAFEPRRQELLAARVARAKRLDEGERPDFLAETAHIRNGDWTIAPIPQALQCRRVEITGPVERKMVINALNSGADSYMTDFEDSNTPNWDNQISGQINMMDAVRRTIALEQNGKSYKLNDKIATLVVRPRGWHLDEKHVLVDGKRISGGIFDFALFLIHNAKEQLARGAGPYFYLPKMESHLEARLWNDIFVMAQNEIGIPQGTIKATVLIETILAAFEMDEILYELRDHSSGLNAGRWDYIFSCIKKFKLDKDFCLADRAKVTMTSPFMRSYALLLLKTCHKRNAPAIGGMAALIPIKNDPEKNEVAMGGVRNDKARDATDGYDGGWVAHPGLVELAMTEFKKVLGDAPNQIGKQRPDVDVKAADLLNFQPEAPITEAGLRYNINVGIHYLGSWLGGNGCVPIHNLMEDAATAEISRSQVWQWIRSSKGVLEDGRKVTAEMVRAMIPEELPKVKAAAPDGSSPSYERAAVIFEEMSTSASFAEFLTLPLYEEI comes from the coding sequence ATGACGCAGTCCTCCCTCACTTTGCCAGCAGGTATGGAAATCACCGGCGCCATCCAGCCCGGCTACGAACGCGTGCTGACGCCGGAAGCGCTGGCGCTGGTGGCCAAGCTGTCGCGCGCTTTCGAGCCGCGCCGCCAGGAGCTGCTGGCCGCGCGCGTGGCCCGCGCCAAGCGTCTGGACGAGGGCGAGCGCCCCGATTTTCTGGCTGAAACGGCCCATATCCGCAATGGCGACTGGACGATTGCCCCGATTCCGCAAGCGCTGCAATGCCGCCGCGTGGAAATCACCGGCCCGGTCGAGCGCAAAATGGTCATCAACGCGCTGAATTCCGGCGCCGACAGCTATATGACCGACTTCGAGGACTCGAATACGCCGAACTGGGACAACCAGATCAGCGGCCAGATCAATATGATGGACGCCGTGCGCCGCACGATTGCGCTGGAACAGAACGGCAAATCCTACAAGCTCAACGACAAAATCGCCACCCTGGTCGTGCGTCCGCGCGGCTGGCATCTGGATGAAAAGCATGTGCTGGTCGACGGCAAGCGCATTTCGGGCGGCATCTTCGACTTCGCGCTCTTCCTCATCCACAACGCCAAAGAGCAGCTGGCACGCGGCGCCGGTCCTTACTTCTACCTGCCGAAGATGGAATCGCATCTGGAAGCGCGCCTGTGGAACGATATCTTCGTCATGGCGCAGAACGAGATCGGCATCCCGCAAGGCACGATCAAGGCCACGGTGCTGATCGAAACCATTCTGGCCGCCTTCGAAATGGATGAAATCCTGTACGAGCTGCGGGATCACAGCTCGGGCCTGAACGCCGGCCGCTGGGACTACATCTTCAGCTGCATCAAGAAATTCAAGCTTGACAAGGACTTCTGCCTGGCCGACCGCGCCAAAGTGACGATGACTTCGCCTTTTATGCGCTCCTACGCGCTGCTGCTGCTGAAGACCTGTCACAAGCGCAATGCCCCGGCCATCGGCGGCATGGCCGCGCTGATTCCGATCAAGAACGATCCGGAAAAGAATGAAGTCGCGATGGGCGGTGTGCGCAACGACAAGGCGCGTGACGCCACCGACGGCTACGACGGCGGCTGGGTGGCCCACCCAGGTCTGGTCGAGCTGGCCATGACCGAATTCAAGAAAGTGCTGGGCGATGCGCCCAACCAGATCGGCAAGCAGCGTCCCGACGTCGACGTGAAAGCCGCCGACCTGCTCAACTTCCAGCCCGAAGCGCCGATCACCGAAGCCGGCCTGCGCTACAACATCAATGTCGGCATCCACTACCTGGGCAGCTGGCTGGGCGGCAACGGCTGCGTCCCCATCCACAATCTGATGGAAGACGCCGCCACCGCCGAAATCAGCCGCTCGCAAGTGTGGCAATGGATTCGTTCCAGCAAAGGCGTGCTGGAAGACGGCCGCAAGGTCACGGCTGAGATGGTGCGCGCCATGATTCCCGAAGAGCTGCCGAAAGTCAAAGCCGCGGCCCCCGATGGCAGCAGCCCCAGCTACGAGCGCGCCGCAGTCATCTTCGAAGAGATGTCGACCTCCGCCAGCTTTGCCGAGTTCCTGACCCTGCCGCTCTACGAAGAAATCTAA
- a CDS encoding LysR family transcriptional regulator yields MGQFRQISTFVEVVAKGSLSAAARAEGIAPAVIGRRLDALEQRLGVKLLQRTTRKLALTDEGAAFLEDCQRILGELEDAETAVAERSARATGHLLISAPAGFGRQHVAPLLPSFLAEHREVTATLNLNDRVVDLIGEGVDVAIRIASMSDSNLVSAKLADNRRVVVATPAYLKRHGKPLALDDLAQHNCLAISSDGSQRGWTFRENGKNVTRKVNGNMACNDGAVLHAWVLADKGLAWRSMWEVGGDIEAGRLCSVLDEYSAPGNDIYAVFAQRRHLPLRIRAFVDFLRRSYAQPDYWRAPHSPG; encoded by the coding sequence GTGGGCCAGTTTCGCCAGATTTCGACTTTTGTAGAAGTTGTTGCCAAGGGCAGCCTGTCCGCCGCCGCGCGCGCCGAGGGCATCGCGCCCGCCGTGATCGGCCGCCGCCTCGATGCGCTGGAGCAGCGCCTGGGCGTCAAGCTCTTGCAACGGACCACGCGCAAGCTGGCCCTGACCGACGAGGGCGCCGCCTTCCTGGAGGATTGCCAGCGCATCCTCGGCGAGCTGGAGGACGCGGAAACCGCCGTGGCCGAGCGCAGCGCGCGCGCCACCGGCCATCTGCTGATTTCGGCCCCGGCCGGCTTCGGCCGCCAGCACGTCGCGCCCCTGCTGCCCTCCTTCCTGGCCGAGCACCGCGAGGTAACGGCCACGCTGAACCTGAACGACCGCGTGGTCGACCTGATCGGCGAAGGCGTGGATGTGGCCATCCGCATCGCCAGCATGTCGGATTCGAATCTGGTGAGCGCCAAGCTGGCCGATAACCGGCGCGTGGTGGTCGCCACGCCGGCCTATCTGAAGCGGCATGGCAAGCCGCTCGCGCTGGACGACCTGGCCCAGCACAACTGCCTGGCGATCAGCAGCGACGGCAGCCAGCGTGGCTGGACTTTCCGCGAAAACGGCAAGAACGTGACGCGCAAGGTCAATGGGAATATGGCCTGCAACGACGGCGCCGTGCTGCATGCCTGGGTGCTGGCCGATAAAGGCCTGGCTTGGCGTTCGATGTGGGAAGTGGGCGGCGATATCGAGGCGGGACGCCTGTGCAGCGTGCTCGATGAGTACTCGGCGCCGGGCAACGATATTTACGCGGTCTTCGCGCAGCGCCGCCATCTGCCACTGCGCATCCGCGCCTTCGTCGATTTCCTGCGGCGCAGCTACGCCCAGCCCGACTACTGGCGGGCGCCGCACAGCCCCGGCTGA